In Desulfomicrobium apsheronum, the sequence CGCTTCAAGGACGTCAACGACAGCCTCGGGCATCTTGTCGGCGACCAGCTGTTGCAGTCCATAGGCCACATCCTGCTTGATACCGTGTCCGCCGTGGACACGGTGGCACGCCTGGGCGACGACGAGTTCGTGGTCCTGCTGGAGGAATTGCCCTCCAGGAAAGCGGGCACGGCCACCATCAAAAAAATCAAGTCCGCCCTGAACCGCACCCTGGACATCGAGCATCATCCCCTCCACATCAGTGCGTGTTTCGGCGCTCTCTTCGGGCCCAACGAATACACCTCGCCCGAATACTTTCTGCAAGGAGCCAACATCGCCTTGCGCCACGCCCAGGAACAGGGCCTGGACCAACTGCGCTTTTACGCGCCGGAAATGCAGGACAAGGCCCTCAAGAAGCTGGACACGGAAACACGGCTGCGCAACGCCATCAACGAAAACGAGCTCTTCCTCGCCCTGCAACCTATTTTTTCCATAGACCAGAGCCCGACCCTGAGCGGCTTCGAAGCCCTCTTGCGCTGGAAGCCCAAGGACAAGGGCTGGGTCCCCCCCAGCGAATTCATCCCCATTGCCGAACAGACCGGGCTCATCCTGCCCATCGGACAGTGGGTGCTGGAGCAATCCTGCAAGGTGCTGCGATCCTGGGCCGAAAAATACCCGGAGAATGCCTTCAGCGTGTCCGTCAACCTGTCCGCGCGCCAGTTCTCCGATCCCGATCTGGTGCAAAACCTGTTCAACTGCATCCGCCACAACCGCATCAACCCCTTGCAGCTCAAGCTTGAGATCACGGAAAGCGACGTCATGACCAATCCCGAGGCGACGATTCAGAAGCTTCGCATCATGAAGGAGCTGGGCATGGCCATTCTGGTCGATGATTTTGGCACGGGCTACTCGTCCATGAGCTACTTGCAACGCTTTCCCATCGACACGCTCAAGATCGACCGCAGTTTCGTGACTCATCTGGACAAGCACGCCAACCGCGTCATCGTGCGCACCATCGTCAATCTGGCCCACAGCCTCGGCCTGTCCGTGGTGGCCGAGGGCATCGAGACCGAAGCCCAATATCTGACGCTCAGGGAAATGGGCTGCGAATACGCCCAGGGCTACCATTTCTCCAGACCCATCCTGCTCGACCAGATCGACGAATTCATCCGCGAACATCTCAAAAAATAGGGCGCTCCCGTCATGAAACGGCAGCGCCCCTCGTAATCGCCGGCTGAGCCCGGAAATAAAGTCTATCCCTTGGTCAGAATGCTCTTGGCGGGAATGAGTCCCGTGGCTGCGGCCGAAACGATGTTTCCGGCCACTCCGGGTCCGTCTCCGGCCACGTAGAGTCCCTCGATGGCGGTCTGCAGATTTTCGTCGCATTCCACCTGCGTGGCGAAGAACTTGATCTCCGGCGCATACAGAAGCGTTTCGTCGTTGGCCACACCCGGCACGACCTGGTTGAGCTTTTCGAGCCCCTCGACCAGATTGGCCAGAATGCGCTCGGGCAGGGCCATGGCGATGTCGCCGCAGACCACCTTCTTCAGGGTCGGCTCGATGTAGCTGTTGCGGATGCGGTTCCAGGTGGAGCGG encodes:
- a CDS encoding EAL domain-containing response regulator, with product MNTHKPLPKKNSLMTSTQHAPNTEPPITTSILLVEDNAIVAFDMQQRLQKLGYQVQGIITSGEEAIAAVSRQAPSLILMDIFLDGRIDGIEAAKAILENTQIPIIFLTAHDDEETLGRAKITETFGYIIKPAESRDLHVAIEIALYKHSAAQALQKSEQQYRLLFNSMLNGFALHEVVTDASGKPGDLLFLDVNPAFASFFGLPAKDIVGRSLRQLSEKVEPYWIDILAKTAMTRESIRFDSFAGFVGKHFSVVAFSPQPRQVAAIFEDTTKRKDAEKHLQHRTFHDALTNLPNRALCLDRIQQAMERSQVRDDYLFAVVQVDIDRFKDVNDSLGHLVGDQLLQSIGHILLDTVSAVDTVARLGDDEFVVLLEELPSRKAGTATIKKIKSALNRTLDIEHHPLHISACFGALFGPNEYTSPEYFLQGANIALRHAQEQGLDQLRFYAPEMQDKALKKLDTETRLRNAINENELFLALQPIFSIDQSPTLSGFEALLRWKPKDKGWVPPSEFIPIAEQTGLILPIGQWVLEQSCKVLRSWAEKYPENAFSVSVNLSARQFSDPDLVQNLFNCIRHNRINPLQLKLEITESDVMTNPEATIQKLRIMKELGMAILVDDFGTGYSSMSYLQRFPIDTLKIDRSFVTHLDKHANRVIVRTIVNLAHSLGLSVVAEGIETEAQYLTLREMGCEYAQGYHFSRPILLDQIDEFIREHLKK